A single window of Streptomyces aquilus DNA harbors:
- a CDS encoding ferritin-like domain-containing protein has protein sequence MLSAKSLFTEILDNDDSFRLFCSIAASGESQGGWENARIAALVPESERELAPKITRHGADEDKHGRIFNALMKKRGLDPVPVPPETDYTMLLERNGIGLAHDKLKADQPLTVRDIVTYLSHSRVTEQRASEQMELLRKHFADHPDLGRAVKMISNDEDNHLAYCHEELLRFAHAGHGRDIQRTLRECALAEIRVYRDVSLAVMAHMGRILGWPKAKSAVLAAGIHAVYAYERAAGWRRMVSLKMPERRDALGGPATAAPEFA, from the coding sequence ATGCTTTCGGCCAAGAGTCTGTTCACCGAGATCCTCGACAACGACGATTCCTTCCGCCTGTTCTGTTCCATCGCCGCCAGCGGCGAGTCGCAGGGAGGCTGGGAGAACGCCCGCATCGCCGCCCTGGTCCCGGAGAGCGAGCGCGAACTCGCCCCCAAGATCACCCGGCACGGCGCCGACGAGGACAAACACGGCCGGATCTTCAACGCCCTGATGAAGAAGCGCGGCCTCGACCCCGTGCCCGTACCCCCCGAGACCGACTACACGATGCTCCTGGAGCGGAACGGCATCGGTCTCGCCCACGACAAGCTCAAGGCCGACCAGCCGCTCACCGTGCGGGACATCGTGACCTACCTCTCGCACAGCAGGGTCACCGAACAGCGCGCCTCCGAGCAGATGGAGCTGCTGCGCAAGCACTTCGCCGACCACCCCGACCTCGGGCGCGCGGTGAAGATGATCTCCAACGACGAGGACAACCACCTCGCCTACTGCCACGAGGAGTTGCTGCGCTTCGCCCACGCGGGCCACGGCCGGGACATCCAGCGCACCCTCCGGGAGTGCGCGCTCGCCGAGATCCGCGTCTACCGTGACGTCAGCCTCGCCGTCATGGCCCACATGGGCCGCATCCTGGGCTGGCCCAAGGCCAAGTCGGCGGTCCTCGCGGCGGGCATCCACGCCGTGTACGCCTACGAACGCGCGGCGGGCTGGCGCCGCATGGTGTCCCTGAAGATGCCCGAACGGCGCGACGCGCTCGGCGGCCCGGCCACCGCCGCTCCCGAGTTCGCCTGA